A genomic segment from Spinacia oleracea cultivar Varoflay chromosome 3, BTI_SOV_V1, whole genome shotgun sequence encodes:
- the LOC110783549 gene encoding uncharacterized protein has protein sequence MAQQQTLLPNQDPASPFYLHPTDNTASQLVSAKFKEEGYGDWKSSMMISMSSKNKLGFVNGTIVQPDITRVIYDACARCNDMMISWLLFNLDTTIAKSVLYFNTAREIWVDLEERFGFVSGPQLYSLEQQAVAITQGGQNIAEFFTEIKSIWDKMSAANPLPSCTCNLCTCNLTQKIFKMQQDQRLMQFLMKLGEHLSTARGNLLMMQPLPTISHAYRMLAQEERQREISALVPQMESHAFGADRRRYNDFPNRNNNYTPYKGQQGQSYGRSGYSYNNQSGGNKSIGYKKPFTYFCDQCKVNGHSTKRCFKLHGFPPGFTGFKNDKRAAAATYIDETYFDDMADYQHQFYSGDKEQNQPGFLTAEQCTQLLSLLNKQQTEKSSNADAQVEEGETSGHAFMADSGASVHMCVSLSMFDSYEPIKNSNEYITIPDGRRGHLMKRPLVLGSVRSGLYSVESGQKQHITEESTTCLSASNASRNNAEVWHLRLGHMPFNKMKLIVSDLIEPSNNDSICQVCPAAKQSRVSIPISSIKTTERFQMIHLDTWGLTRFNTKVLCVRSDNALELCEGDMK, from the exons ATGGCACAACAACAGACCTTGCTACCTAATCAGGATCCTGCTTCACCTTTTTACTTACATCCTACTGATAACACTGCAAGCCAATTAGTTTCAGCAAAATTCAAAGAAGAAGGATATGGAGATTGGAAAAGTAGTATGATGATTTCAATGTCATCTAAGAATAAGTTAGGGTTTGTGAATGGAACAATAGTCCAACCTGACATTACACGTGTTATATATGATGCTTGCGCAAGGTGTAATGATATGATGATTTCTTGGCTGCTGTTCAATTTGGACACAACTATAGCCAAGAGTGTATTGTACTTCAATACAGCAAGAGAGATATGGGTGGATTTAGAAGAGAGGTTTGGTTTTGTTTCTGGTCCACAACTGTATTCTTTAGAACAGCAGGCTGTTGCTATTACACAGGGAGGACAGAACATTGCTGAATTTTTCACAGAGATCAAGTCAATATGGGACAAGATGAGTGCAGCAAATCCCTTGCCATCTTGTACCTGCAATCTGTGCACCTGTAACTTGACACAAAAGATTTTTAAGATGCAGCAAGATCAAAGATTGATGCAGTTCTTAATGAAGTTAGGAGAACACTTATCCACTGCTAGAGGCAATTTGTTAATGATGCAACCTCTTCCAACCATTTCACATGCCTATAGAATGCTGGCACAAGAGGAGAGACAAAGAGAAATTTCAGCACTTGTGCCACAGATGGAGAGCCATGCCTTTGGTGCTGACAGAAGAAGGTACAACGACTTTCCTAATAGGAACAACAACTACACTCCATACAAGGGGCAACAGGGACAATCATATGGGAGAAGTGGCTATTCTTACAATAATCAGTCTGGAGGCAACAAGTCAATTGGTTACAAGAAGCCTTTTACCTACTTCTGTGATCAATGCAAGGTGAATGGACATAGCACTAAAAGATGCTTCAAGTTACATGGATTTCCTCCTGGTTTCACTGGGTTTAAGAATGATAAAAGAGCTGCAGCTGCAACCTATATAGATGAGACTTACTTTGATGATATGGcagattatcaacatcaattttACTCTGGTGACAAGGAACAAAACCAACCTGGTTTTCTCACAGCAGAACAATGCACTCAATTACTAAGTCTGCTCAACAAACAGCAAACTGAGAAGTCTAGTAATGCAGATGCTCAAGTTGAGGAAGGTGAAACTTCTGGTCATGCTTTTATGGCAG ACAGTGGTGCATCTGTTCATATGTGTGTTAGTCTTAGCATGTTTGACAGTTATGAACCTATTAAAAATTCTAATGAGTATATCACAATTCCTGATGGAAGAAGG GGCCATTTGATGAAAAGGCCACTGGTTCTTGGTAGTGTGAGATCAGGGCTGTACAGTGTGGAATCTGGTCAGAAACAACACATTACAGAAGAATCAACTACTTGTCTTTCAGCATCTAATGCAAGCAGAAACAATGCAGAGGTCTGGCATTTGAGGCTTGGTCACATGCCTTTCAATAAGATGAAACTCATTGTCAGTGATTTGATTGAACCTAGCAATAATGATTCCATTTGTCAAGTATGTCCAGCTGCTAAGCAATCTAGGGTTTCTATTCCTATTAGTAGCATTAAGACTACTGAGAGATTTCAAATGATACATCTAGACACTTGGGGCCTTACAAGA TTTAATACAAAAGTTTTATGTGTGAGATCAGATAATGCTCTTGAGCTGTGTGAGGGAGACATGAAGTAA
- the LOC110783574 gene encoding protein transport protein Sec61 subunit gamma-1 gives MDALDQVFDPLRDFAKDSIRLVKRCHKPDRKEFSKVAFRTAVGFVVMGFVGFFVKLIFIPINNIIVGST, from the exons atgGATGCTCTAGATCAAGTGTTTGATCCTTTGAGAGATTTCGCCAAGGACAGCATTCGTCTCGTCAAGCGTTGCCACAAACCCGATCGTAaag AATTTTCGAAGGTAGCTTTCCGTACCGCTGTCGGATTCGTCGTGATGGGATTTGTGGGATTCTTCGTCAAGCTCATCTTTATCCCCATCAACAACATTATTGTTGGATCcacttga